A single region of the Metarhizium brunneum chromosome 6, complete sequence genome encodes:
- the TVP23 gene encoding Golgi apparatus membrane protein TVP23 has translation MDVERQQQQQQPLPGTLSWRLSSHPITLLTFLTFRISSVLVYFFGLWVTASMIMIFIITILLLAADFYYLKNIAGRRLVGLRWWNEVDPQTGESKWVFESSEPGTKVVNATDSRFFWLSLYVQPLLWILLAVLAIVRLQFLWLPLVIIALVLTIMNTLAFSRCDKFSQASNLAGSALGTTNLAGSIATNLAGRWFSRN, from the exons ATGGATGTggagcggcagcagcagcagcagcagccgttACCAGGAACACTCAGCTGGCGGTTGAGTTCGCACCCCATAACACTGCTAACCTTCCTAACCTTTCGAATAT CGAGCGTGCTGGTGTACTTCTTTGGTCTCTGGGTCACGGCCAGCAT GATCATgatcttcatcatcaccatcctcctcctcgccgcagACTTCTACTACCTCAAGAACATCGCCGGCcggcgcctcgtcggcctccGGTGGTGGAACGAAGTCGACCCCCAGACCGGCGAGTCCAAATGGGTCTTTGAGTCGAGCGAGCCCGGCacaaaggttgtcaacgCCACGGACAGCAGGTTCTTCTGGCTGTCTCTGTACGTGCAGCCCCTGCTGTGGATTCtgctggccgtcttggccattgtGAGGTTGCAGTTTTTGTGGCTGCCCCTTGTTA TCATCGCCCTTGTTTTGACAATTATGAACACTCTTGCCTTTTCGAGATGCGACAAGTTCAGCCAGGCTTCTAATTTGGCCGGCAGCGCGTTGGGCACCACGAATTTGGCCGGCAGCATTGCGACAAATCTGGCCGGACGGTGGTTTTCGCGTAACTGA